From the Paenibacillus tianjinensis genome, the window AGGCAGCTTGTACGGGCCATTTTACTTATATACGGATTAGTGGGTATATGCGCCGACATTCCCCGGATCAACCGCGTCATGCAATGCGGCATTCAGTCCGCTAGCCACAATGTTGGCGATTTCCTCAATAAATTCATCGATCTCCTTGGGTGTAACGATCAGATCATGGCCCAGCGGCTCAAGCACTTCCTTCACCAGCTGCAGACGTTCCTGCTCGGAGATATCATCCAGCATGCCCATGATCTCTTTGGTATGCGCCCCGCCGTCCCCCATTTGACCAAAATGATTCTTCATCATTTCCAGCACATTGTTGACGATCGTAGAAGCATAACAAACAGTAGGAACCCCGATGGCTATACACGGGACTCCAAGAATCTCCTTTGTCAGTCCACGGCGTTTGTTGCCGATGCCTGATCCGGGATGAATTCCGATGTCAGCGATTTGAATCGTTGTATTGATCCGCTCCAGCGAACGGGAGGCCAGTGCATCAATCGCGATGATCACATCCGGCTTGGTCCGGTCCACAATGCCTTGAACGACTTCACTGGATTCAATCCCGGTAAGACCAAGTACACCCGGAGCGATTGCGCTGACATTGCGGTACCCTGGAGACACCTGGTCAGGAACCAGCTCATAAAATTGCCGCGTAATCAGTGCATTCTCCACAACCAG encodes:
- the gpr gene encoding GPR endopeptidase; the protein is MELDLQLYSVRTDLAVEAKEMAQGPLETPIPGVNEEVEEADGIKVTRLGVANNAGSQAIGRAIGNYVTLEVPALRGGDTGLQQKVSVVFAREFEQFMNRIGINKNSSVLIVGLGNWNVTPDSLGPLVVENALITRQFYELVPDQVSPGYRNVSAIAPGVLGLTGIESSEVVQGIVDRTKPDVIIAIDALASRSLERINTTIQIADIGIHPGSGIGNKRRGLTKEILGVPCIAIGVPTVCYASTIVNNVLEMMKNHFGQMGDGGAHTKEIMGMLDDISEQERLQLVKEVLEPLGHDLIVTPKEIDEFIEEIANIVASGLNAALHDAVDPGNVGAYTH